The stretch of DNA ACACTCATTACCAATATTGATTTTGGAATATCATCTTTATGAGTTACCTTTTTTCTTTCTCTCTTGAATTATGGGCACTCATCTCTTCTATGAGTTACCTTTTTTCTCTTCTCACTTGAATTATGGGCACTCATCACTTCTATGAGTTACCTTTTTTCTCTTCTCAATTGAATTATGGGCACTCATCGCTGCTATGAGTTACTTTTTTTCCTTTCTCAATTGAATTATCGGCACTCATTGCCTCTATGAGTTACCTTTTTTCCTTTCTCACTTGAATTATGGGCACTCATTGCCTCTATGAGTTACCTTTTTTCCCTCCTCACTTGAATTATGGGCACTCATCGCCTCTATGAGTTACCTTTTTTCTCGATTCCTCGATTTCTGGGCACTCATCACCACATCGTCATTCATCACTTGACTTCCACTTGCAGTATAAATAATCCATCATATTATTTTATTTCATAATTTTTATTTATTTGTACATATTAAAGTTGAAATATATTATTGTGAGGTGATTATCGTGGGTAGGGATGAACATAAGAAGTCTAAGAATAATTTTCTTTCACAAACTCCTGAAAATCAAAAGTCAGATGGGCGTGATATTGAGTTCTCAGAGGAATTAGCAGATTATGATGACAAAGAGGCTCAAGCTAGAAGCAGTGCAGCTGATAAGCGTGCCAAAGGAAAGTAACTAATGCATAAAGAGGCGATTCTACTAAGAATCGCCTCTTTTGCTTCATCGTAAATTTAATAGGTGGTTAGTTCAGCAGTGAGCCTCTAATTAACTTCCCCCTATTTACAGCCTTAATCAAACGTTTGATCAAGACTCCTCTATTACTTACGGTAAGCCGTTTCTCCACGGCATATCGTATATTCAATGTCCATTTGATCATTCACAAGGAGAATATCTGCATCCTTTCCTACATCAATGCTTCCCTTCTGATCAAAAATGCCAACTTGCTTAGCCGGGTTTACAGAAGCCATTCGGACAATGTCTTCTATTTCTACGCCGTTTAAATCTAGCATATTCTTGACGCCATCGATCATTCGCAGCACACTTCCAGCTAGACTACCATTTTCAAGTGTTGCTCTTCCCTCTTTTACTGTTACAGGTTGACCGCCTAATTCATAATCTCCGTCTTCTAATCCTTTTGCGCGCATCGCATCTGTAATAATAATAATTCGTTCTGCTCCCATGGAATCGTAAATTAACTGCATCATCTCTGGTACCACATGCACTTCATCTGTGATTAATTCAGCACGTAGATCTTCTAATTGAAAAGCTGCTCCGACCGCGCCTATATCACGGTGGTGAATACCGTTCATCGCATTACATAAATGCGTTAATTGGCGAACTCCTTGATTTACAGCTGTTTTCATTTGAGCGAATGAAGCATCTGTATGGCCAGCTGAAACATTTACCCCTGAATGATACAAGCTTTCAATGAATTCCCCATCCACATCATGCTCTGGTGCCATTGTAATGGTGCGAATACTATTTCCAGATGCATGCTGCCAATGTCGAAATTGATCTAAATTCGGTTCTGCAATATACTCTTTCGGTTGTGCCCCGGCTTTCGACACTTCGACAAATGGTCCTTCCAGGTGAACACCTACCATTTCTGCTATACCAGGTTTATTGTCAAACGAATCTACATTCAAAAGAGCTTTTTCAATCTCTTCAGGTGATTGGGTAATTGTCGTAGCCAAAAAACTTGTCGTACCTTCACCAGGAAGATTCTCTGCTAATCGGAGTAATGTATCCTCCTTCGCATCCATCACGTCTACGCCATAACCGCCATGAATATGCCCATCAATAAACCCTGGGATTGCACTCCATTCGTATTTTGCATCAATTATTTCCGTATCTTCTGTTGGCTCAAAATGCTCTTCCGCAGAAATAAATCGATCAATTTTTCCGTTTTTTAATAATAATCCAGCGTTCATGACTTGTTTATCTTCCATATAGATTGTTTTTATTTTTTTAATCCAAACTGCATCATTCCCCATGACTCAATACACTCCCATTCATTACCTCACATTATGTATATCATTAACCACTATTATATACGTTAAGATGTAAACAAAAAAGATTTCTGTCTATATTTCCCGGGAAATGATAGATTATCAATTAAATTGTCAAATTTTTATCCAAAAACAAGAAATTTTTCTATAATTATATTGTAGGTTTAGTCCATATAGTTATATAATAAAGAAATAAGTGTTTTACTTGGAGGGGAAAAATATTACTACCGTCTTAACATATGGTACATTTGACATGTTACATATTGGACATATTAATATACTTAAACGAGCCAAAAGTTTAGGTGATTATTTAATAGTAGGAATTTCAACAGATGAATTCAATACATTGAAATCTAAAAAATCTTACTATTCATATCCAGATCGTAAACGAATTGTAGAAGCCATACGTTATGTGGATAAAGTGATTCCTGAATCCACTTGGGAACAAAAGTTAGAAGATATTAAGAAATATAATGTCGATTATTTTGTAATGGGAAGTGATTGGGAAGGTAAATTTGATTATTTGAATTCGTATTGTGAAGTAATATACTTATCGAGAACAGAAGGTATATCAACTTCCAAGATAAAAGATGACTTCTCTCAGTAAATTACCATATTAGCCAATTTCCGACAAATTACATTTGAAATGTAATTTTAAATTTACGTAAAGTTCCGTTCGTAGTACAATAAAATATGGTTGTCAAGAAATTCAACCTAATTCCTTTTGAAAAGGAGATTCAAATATGAAGAAGAATAAATCTGTACCAACACGTACAGTGATGAGAAAAAAGAAAAAACGTAAAATAAGAAAGCGTGTCTTATTTATTTTACTACCAATAGCTATAGTATTTTTTGGTGTGTTAGGCTACGGCGTTCATTTATATGTTCAAGCTCAAAATGCAGTCTCTAATTCCTATGAGGATGAAGGTAGAGAAAAGTCAGCACTTCGAGAAAATCAAGTAGATCCAAATATCGATAATGTTTCCATATTAATTATTGGTACCGATGCAAATGAACATCGTGATAATGCGGATAATGCAAGATCAGATGCGCTAATGCTAGCTACCTTCAATAAAAGTGAAGAAAGTGTCAATCTAGTTAGTATACCTCGTGATTCCTATGTGCATATACCCGAAGTGGGTCGTCAAGACAAAATCACCCATGCACATGCGTACGGTGGGCCAAAAGCGACGATTGAAACTGTAGAAAATCTGATGGATATACCAGTAGATTATTATGTTCGTGTAGATTTCCATGCGTTTGTAGATGTTGTGGACGCTATTGGCGGAATCAATGTCGATGTCCCTTATGAATTTAAAGAATCTAATTCTATGGACAAACGTGATGCTATTCACTTATTAGCTGGTGAGCAAACAGTAAATGGTGAAGAAGCCCTTGCCTTAGCTCGTACTAGAAAATTAGATAATGATATCGAACGTGGAAAACGACAAATGGAAATTCTTAATGCAGTAGCGAAAAAAGCTGCATCCGTCAATTCCGTCTTTAATTTCGACGATGTCATAAATGCTGTCGGTGACAACATGTCTACAAATATGAGCTTTAAAGAGATGCGAACTTTCGTAAGTTATGTAACAGGTGGATTAAAAATTAATAACTCAACCTTAGAAGGATCTGATTATCAGCCTGGTTCTACGTATTACTGGCAATTGGATGAAGTAGCACTTCAAGAAACAAAATCTATGCTGCAAGAGCACCTAGAGATATCGAATCCAACAGTGAATACTGATGCCGAATCATATAACGAGACAAACGAAACTCAAGAGTCACAAGACGCTCAAAATTATTAAAAAAACTACCAATCTACAATTTGTAGATTGGTAGTTTTTTTATCTATTAATTTTCACTTTATCTCCCAAAATCCGTAATTGTGAGAGTATCGGTTTTTTTCTGCCAGCGATGCCAACTATTTCGGAGAACAGCTGAATGGCAAATAATATTAAACATCCTATCATAAATGAAGTAATCATACGAGCACTATTAAAAATAACGGCCATTACTCCAAAATAAATACTAAATCCATATATAATCAAAACAGATTTCCTGTGTGAGTATCCCTTACTCATTAACAAGTAATGTATATGTTTATTGTCGGCGACTGCAATCCCCTTATGATTACTTAACCGTCTTAAGATGGCCAGTATGGTATCAAATATAGGTATTGCTAAAACAATTGCCGGAACAATAAAACTAAAGAACGCAATATTTTTAAACAGTCCTAGCATGGAAACAATAGCAATAGAATAGCCTAATAATAATGCACCTGTATCCCCCATAAAGATTTTAGAAGGATAGAAATTATAAGGTAAGAAACCTAACGTACTTCCAATCAGTATCACACATAATCCTATCACTAAAATACGATAGTCCATAATAGCCATCACAAGAATACTGGCTAAACCAATGATAGATATACCAGCAGCTAGTCCATCCAATCCGTCTATTAGATTAATTGCATTAGCAGCAGCTACAATCCATAGAATAGATAATGCGATGCCAATATAATCATCTAAAAAGACAGTACCAGCAAACGGAATCGTTAGTTTCTCAATTACGAGGCCTGAAGATGTAACAACAGAAGCCGCCATTAATTGACCAGCCAGCTTATAGCTTGGCCGCAAATTAAACATATCATCTAATAAA from Oceanobacillus iheyensis HTE831 encodes:
- a CDS encoding YfhD family protein: MGRDEHKKSKNNFLSQTPENQKSDGRDIEFSEELADYDDKEAQARSSAADKRAKGK
- the nagA gene encoding N-acetylglucosamine-6-phosphate deacetylase, whose product is MGNDAVWIKKIKTIYMEDKQVMNAGLLLKNGKIDRFISAEEHFEPTEDTEIIDAKYEWSAIPGFIDGHIHGGYGVDVMDAKEDTLLRLAENLPGEGTTSFLATTITQSPEEIEKALLNVDSFDNKPGIAEMVGVHLEGPFVEVSKAGAQPKEYIAEPNLDQFRHWQHASGNSIRTITMAPEHDVDGEFIESLYHSGVNVSAGHTDASFAQMKTAVNQGVRQLTHLCNAMNGIHHRDIGAVGAAFQLEDLRAELITDEVHVVPEMMQLIYDSMGAERIIIITDAMRAKGLEDGDYELGGQPVTVKEGRATLENGSLAGSVLRMIDGVKNMLDLNGVEIEDIVRMASVNPAKQVGIFDQKGSIDVGKDADILLVNDQMDIEYTICRGETAYRK
- the tagD gene encoding glycerol-3-phosphate cytidylyltransferase; translated protein: MTTVLTYGTFDMLHIGHINILKRAKSLGDYLIVGISTDEFNTLKSKKSYYSYPDRKRIVEAIRYVDKVIPESTWEQKLEDIKKYNVDYFVMGSDWEGKFDYLNSYCEVIYLSRTEGISTSKIKDDFSQ
- a CDS encoding LCP family protein, translated to MKKNKSVPTRTVMRKKKKRKIRKRVLFILLPIAIVFFGVLGYGVHLYVQAQNAVSNSYEDEGREKSALRENQVDPNIDNVSILIIGTDANEHRDNADNARSDALMLATFNKSEESVNLVSIPRDSYVHIPEVGRQDKITHAHAYGGPKATIETVENLMDIPVDYYVRVDFHAFVDVVDAIGGINVDVPYEFKESNSMDKRDAIHLLAGEQTVNGEEALALARTRKLDNDIERGKRQMEILNAVAKKAASVNSVFNFDDVINAVGDNMSTNMSFKEMRTFVSYVTGGLKINNSTLEGSDYQPGSTYYWQLDEVALQETKSMLQEHLEISNPTVNTDAESYNETNETQESQDAQNY
- a CDS encoding MraY family glycosyltransferase, whose amino-acid sequence is MWSIEELFIAFLLSIGTVLIVTPLMIKILHMLNFVDRPDQVRKMHKVPKPSMGGLAIFIGIAVGFIYLSPDSPEMTGVIIGAVIMLLTGLLDDMFNLRPSYKLAGQLMAASVVTSSGLVIEKLTIPFAGTVFLDDYIGIALSILWIVAAANAINLIDGLDGLAAGISIIGLASILVMAIMDYRILVIGLCVILIGSTLGFLPYNFYPSKIFMGDTGALLLGYSIAIVSMLGLFKNIAFFSFIVPAIVLAIPIFDTILAILRRLSNHKGIAVADNKHIHYLLMSKGYSHRKSVLIIYGFSIYFGVMAVIFNSARMITSFMIGCLILFAIQLFSEIVGIAGRKKPILSQLRILGDKVKINR